From Tachyglossus aculeatus isolate mTacAcu1 chromosome 12 unlocalized genomic scaffold, mTacAcu1.pri SUPER_6_unloc_1, whole genome shotgun sequence, the proteins below share one genomic window:
- the TOX4 gene encoding TOX high mobility group box family member 4 isoform X2, which translates to MEFPGGSDNYLTIAGTSHPFLSGAETFHTPSLGDEEFEIPPISLDSDPSLAVADVVGHFDDLGDPTASQDGSFSAQYGVQALDMPVGMTHGLMEQGGGLLSGGLAMDLDHSIGTQYSANPPVTIDVPMADMTSGLMGHSQLTTIDQSELSSQLGLSLGGGTILPPPAQSPEDRLSTTPSPASSLHEDDVEDLRRVPSQKAIVVEPGKKQKTPKKKKKKDPNEPQKPVSAYALFFRDTQAAIKGQNPNATFGEVSKIVASMWDSLGEEQKQVYKRKTEAAKKEYLKALAAYKANQVTVETVDLEPAPPPPPPPPQNATPSPAAPATAVAAAPAPPAPSEPPTLSPSIVVNSALSSYVTNQAPGGAGGQPSITKIIIPKQMLTSGQLPSSIAVSQGGMVTVIPATVVTSRGLQLSQLQAAPSSAGPQAQIVTRSVLAASIQLPPPRLQPPPLQQMPQPPPPQQVTILQQPPPLQAMQQQKVRLNLQPQQQQPPPPPLQIKIVPPPALQIQPAPAPPALEPGPEPRTADAPASPEAIEMIADVVPEVESPSQMDVELVSGSPVGLSPQPRCVRSGCENPPVVSKDWDNEYCSNECVVKHCRDVFQAWVASRNSSPVVFVK; encoded by the exons acgTTCCACACGCCCAGCCTGGGTGATGAAGAGTTTGAGATCCCGCCCATTTCCCTGGACTCCGACCCCTCGCTGGCCGTGGCCGACGTGGTGGGCCACTTCGACGACCTGGGCGACCCCACGGCCTCGCAGGACGGCAGCTTCTCGGCCCAGTACGGCGTCCAGGCGCTGGATATGCCCGTGGGCATGACCCACGGCTTGATGGAGCAGGGCGGCGGGCTCCTGAGCGGGGGCTTGGCCATg gaCCTGGACCACTccataggcactcagtacagcgccaaCCCGCCCGTGACCATCGACGTCCCGATGGCCGACATGACGTCCGGCCTGATGGGGCACAGCCAGCTGACCACCATCGACCAGTCGGAGCTGAGTTCCCAGCTGGGTCTGAGCCTCGGGGGCGggaccatcctccctcccccggcccagtCCCCCGAGGACCGGCTGTCCACCACCCCGTCGCCCGCCAGCTCCCTGCACGAGGACGACGTGGAGGACTTGCGGAGG gTCCCCAGCCAGAAGGCCATCGTGGTGGAGCCCGGCAAGAAGCAGAAGACCcccaagaagaagaaaaagaaagacccCAACGAGCCTCAGAAGCCGGTCTCGGCGTACGCCCTGTTCTTCCGGGACACGCAGGCGGCCATTAAGGGGCAGAACCCCAACGCCACCTTCGGGGAGGTCTCCAAGATTGtggcctccatgtgggacagcctgggcGAGGAGCAGAAACAG GTGTACAAGAGGAAGACCGAAGCCGCCAAGAAGGAATACCTGAAGGCGTTAGCCGCGTACAAAGCCAATCAG GTGACCGTGGAGACGGTGGACTTGgagccggccccgccgccgccgccgccgccgccgcagaaCGCCACCccgtcccccgccgcccccgccacgGCCGTCGCGGCGGCGCCCGCCCCCCCGGCGCCGTCCGAGCCGCCCACCCTGTCCCCCTCGATCGTGGTCAACTCGGCCCTGTCGTCCTACGTGACCAACCAGGCCCCCGGCGGGGCGGGCGGCCAGCCcagcatcaccaagatcatcATCCCCAAGCAGATGCTGACGTCCGGCCAGCTGCCCTCCTCCATCGCCGTGTCCCAGGGGGGCATGGTCACCGTCATCCCGGCCACCGTGGTCACCTCGCGGGGGCTGCAGCTGAGCCAGCTGCAGGCGGCCCCCAGCTCGGCCGGCCCCCAGGCCCAGATCGTCACCCGCTCGGTGCTGGCCGCCTCCATCCAGCTGCCCCCGCCCCGGCTGCAGCCCCCGCCGCTGCAGCAGATGCCCCAGCCGCCCCCGCCGCAGCAGGTGACCATCCTGCAGCAGCCCCCGCCGCTGCAGGCCATGCAGCAGCAGAAGGTGCGCCTCAAcctgcagccgcagcagcagcagcccccgcccccgccgctgcAGATCAAGATCGTGCCCCCGCCCGCCCTGCAGATCCAGCCGGCCCCCGCGCCCCCGGCCCTGGAGCCCGGCCCCGAGCCCCGGACCGCGGACGCCCCGGCCTCGCCCGAGGCCATCGAGATGATCGCGGACGTCGTGCCCGAG GTGGAGTCCCCGTCCCAGATGGACGTGGAGCTGGTGAGCGGCTCGCCCGTGGGACTGTCCCCTCAGCCCCGCTGCGTGCGCTCGGGCTGCGAGAACCCGCCCGTCGTCAGCAAGGACTGGGACAACGAGTACTGCAGCAACGAGTGCGTGGTGAAACACTGCAG GGACGTGTTCCAGGCCTGGGTGGCCTCCAGGAACTCGAGCCCGGTGGTGTTTGTGAAATAG
- the TOX4 gene encoding TOX high mobility group box family member 4 isoform X1: MEFPGGSDNYLTIAGTSHPFLSGAETFHTPSLGDEEFEIPPISLDSDPSLAVADVVGHFDDLGDPTASQDGSFSAQYGVQALDMPVGMTHGLMEQGGGLLSGGLAMDLDHSIGTQYSANPPVTIDVPMADMTSGLMGHSQLTTIDQSELSSQLGLSLGGGTILPPPAQSPEDRLSTTPSPASSLHEDDVEDLRRVPSQKAIVVEPGKKQKTPKKKKKKDPNEPQKPVSAYALFFRDTQAAIKGQNPNATFGEVSKIVASMWDSLGEEQKQVYKRKTEAAKKEYLKALAAYKANQVCQVTVETVDLEPAPPPPPPPPQNATPSPAAPATAVAAAPAPPAPSEPPTLSPSIVVNSALSSYVTNQAPGGAGGQPSITKIIIPKQMLTSGQLPSSIAVSQGGMVTVIPATVVTSRGLQLSQLQAAPSSAGPQAQIVTRSVLAASIQLPPPRLQPPPLQQMPQPPPPQQVTILQQPPPLQAMQQQKVRLNLQPQQQQPPPPPLQIKIVPPPALQIQPAPAPPALEPGPEPRTADAPASPEAIEMIADVVPEVESPSQMDVELVSGSPVGLSPQPRCVRSGCENPPVVSKDWDNEYCSNECVVKHCRDVFQAWVASRNSSPVVFVK; the protein is encoded by the exons acgTTCCACACGCCCAGCCTGGGTGATGAAGAGTTTGAGATCCCGCCCATTTCCCTGGACTCCGACCCCTCGCTGGCCGTGGCCGACGTGGTGGGCCACTTCGACGACCTGGGCGACCCCACGGCCTCGCAGGACGGCAGCTTCTCGGCCCAGTACGGCGTCCAGGCGCTGGATATGCCCGTGGGCATGACCCACGGCTTGATGGAGCAGGGCGGCGGGCTCCTGAGCGGGGGCTTGGCCATg gaCCTGGACCACTccataggcactcagtacagcgccaaCCCGCCCGTGACCATCGACGTCCCGATGGCCGACATGACGTCCGGCCTGATGGGGCACAGCCAGCTGACCACCATCGACCAGTCGGAGCTGAGTTCCCAGCTGGGTCTGAGCCTCGGGGGCGggaccatcctccctcccccggcccagtCCCCCGAGGACCGGCTGTCCACCACCCCGTCGCCCGCCAGCTCCCTGCACGAGGACGACGTGGAGGACTTGCGGAGG gTCCCCAGCCAGAAGGCCATCGTGGTGGAGCCCGGCAAGAAGCAGAAGACCcccaagaagaagaaaaagaaagacccCAACGAGCCTCAGAAGCCGGTCTCGGCGTACGCCCTGTTCTTCCGGGACACGCAGGCGGCCATTAAGGGGCAGAACCCCAACGCCACCTTCGGGGAGGTCTCCAAGATTGtggcctccatgtgggacagcctgggcGAGGAGCAGAAACAG GTGTACAAGAGGAAGACCGAAGCCGCCAAGAAGGAATACCTGAAGGCGTTAGCCGCGTACAAAGCCAATCAGGTGTGTCAG GTGACCGTGGAGACGGTGGACTTGgagccggccccgccgccgccgccgccgccgccgcagaaCGCCACCccgtcccccgccgcccccgccacgGCCGTCGCGGCGGCGCCCGCCCCCCCGGCGCCGTCCGAGCCGCCCACCCTGTCCCCCTCGATCGTGGTCAACTCGGCCCTGTCGTCCTACGTGACCAACCAGGCCCCCGGCGGGGCGGGCGGCCAGCCcagcatcaccaagatcatcATCCCCAAGCAGATGCTGACGTCCGGCCAGCTGCCCTCCTCCATCGCCGTGTCCCAGGGGGGCATGGTCACCGTCATCCCGGCCACCGTGGTCACCTCGCGGGGGCTGCAGCTGAGCCAGCTGCAGGCGGCCCCCAGCTCGGCCGGCCCCCAGGCCCAGATCGTCACCCGCTCGGTGCTGGCCGCCTCCATCCAGCTGCCCCCGCCCCGGCTGCAGCCCCCGCCGCTGCAGCAGATGCCCCAGCCGCCCCCGCCGCAGCAGGTGACCATCCTGCAGCAGCCCCCGCCGCTGCAGGCCATGCAGCAGCAGAAGGTGCGCCTCAAcctgcagccgcagcagcagcagcccccgcccccgccgctgcAGATCAAGATCGTGCCCCCGCCCGCCCTGCAGATCCAGCCGGCCCCCGCGCCCCCGGCCCTGGAGCCCGGCCCCGAGCCCCGGACCGCGGACGCCCCGGCCTCGCCCGAGGCCATCGAGATGATCGCGGACGTCGTGCCCGAG GTGGAGTCCCCGTCCCAGATGGACGTGGAGCTGGTGAGCGGCTCGCCCGTGGGACTGTCCCCTCAGCCCCGCTGCGTGCGCTCGGGCTGCGAGAACCCGCCCGTCGTCAGCAAGGACTGGGACAACGAGTACTGCAGCAACGAGTGCGTGGTGAAACACTGCAG GGACGTGTTCCAGGCCTGGGTGGCCTCCAGGAACTCGAGCCCGGTGGTGTTTGTGAAATAG
- the METTL3 gene encoding N6-adenosine-methyltransferase catalytic subunit translates to MSDTWSSIQAHKKQLDSLRERLQRRRKQDGGHLDPRNPEAALSPAFRSDSPVPTAPAPGTPDLSTDPELEKKLLHHLSDLALTLPTDAVSIRLAISTPEAPATQDGVESLLQKFAAQELIEVKRGLLQDAAHPTLVTYADHSKLSAMMGAVEEKKGPGDGAGLGPGQKRRAEQDLGPAAAFAGSAASGPSSLASEPAREPPKKSRRPAASDLDLEIESLLNQQSTKEQQSKKVSQEILELLNTTTAKEQSIVEKFRSRGRAQVQEFCDYGTKEECMKASDADRPCRKLHFRRIINKHTDESLGDCSFLNTCFHMDTCKYVHYEIDACVDPEAPGSLDRGPSQELALTQGVGGDPSVDRLFPPQWICCDIRYLDVSILGKFAVVMADPPWDIHMELPYGTLTDDEMRRLNIPGLQDDGFLFLWVTGRAMELGRECLNLWGYERVDEIIWVKTNQLQRIIRTGRTGHWLNHGKEHCLVGVKGNPQGFNRGLDCDVIVAEVRSTSHKPDEIYGMIERLSPGTRKIELFGRPHNVQPNWITLGNQLDGIHLLDPDVVAQFKQRYPDGIISKPKNM, encoded by the exons ATGTCGGACACGTGGAGCTCCATCCAGGCCCACAAAAAGCAGCTGGACTCCCTGAGGGAGCGCCTGCAGCGGAGGCGGAAGCAGGACGGCGGACACCTCG ACCCCCGCAACCCGGAGGCCGCCCTGTCCCCGGCCTTCCGCAGCGACAGCCCCGTGCCGacggcccccgcccccgggacccccgaTCTCTCCACGGACCCCGAGCTGGAGAAGAAGCTGCTGCACCACCTCTCCGACCTGGCCCTCACCCTGCCCACCGATGCCGTGTCCATCCGCCTCGCCATCTCCACG CCCGAGGCCCCCGCCACGCAGGACGGGGTGGAGAGCCTCCTGCAGAAGTTCGCCGCCCAGGAGCTGATCGAGGTGAAGCGGGGTCTCCTGCAGGACGCCGCCCACCCGACGCTGGTGACCTACGCGGACCACTCCAAGCTCTCGGCCATGATGGGGGccgtggaggagaagaaggggcccggggacggggcggggctgGGCCCGGGCCAGAAGCGGCGGGCGGAGCAGGACCTGGGCCCGGCGGCGGCCTTCGCCGGCTCCGCCGCCTCGGGCCCGTCCTCCCTGGCTTCGGAGCCGGCCCGGGAGCCCCCCAAGAAGTCCCGCAGGCCCGCCGCCTCCGACCTCGACCTGGAGATCGAGAGCCTCCTGAACCAGCAGTCCACCAAGGAGCAGCAGAGCAAGAAg GTGAGCCAGGAGATCCTGGAGCTGCTGAACACGACGACCGCCAAGGAGCAGTCCATAGTGGAGAAGTTCCGCTCGCGCGGCCGCGCCCAGGTGCAGGAGTTCTGCGACTACGGCACCAAGGAGGAGTGCATGAAGGCCAGCGACGCCGACCGGCCCTGCCGCAAGCTGCACTTTCG gcGCATCATCAACAAACACACGGACGAGTCGCTGGGCGACTGCTCCTTCCTCAACACCTGCTTCCACATGGACACGTGCAAGTACGTCCACTACGAGATCGACGCCTGCGTGGACCCCGAGGCCCCCGGCAGCCTGGACCGCGGCCCCAGCCAGGAGCTGGCCCTCACCCAGGGCGTCGGGGGAGACCCCAGCGTGGACCGCCTCTTCCCGCCGCAG TGGATCTGCTGCGACATCCGCTACCTGGACGTGAGCATCTTGGGGAAATTTGCGGTGGTGATGGCGGACCCGCCCTGGGACATCCACATGGAGCTGCCCTACGGGACCCTGACGGACGACGAGATGCGCAGGCTCAACATCCCCGGGCTGCAGGACGACggcttcctcttcctctgggtCACGGGCAG GGCCAtggagctgggcagggaatgtctgaacCTCTGGGG gtACGAGCGGGTGGATGAGATCATCTGGGTGAAGACCAACCAGCTGCAACGCATCATCCGAACCGGCCGCACGGGCCACTGGCTGAACCACGGCAAGGAGCACTGCCTG GTGGGCGTCAAAGGCAACCCCCAAGGCTTCAACCGCGGCCTGGACTGTGACGTGATCGTGGCCGAG GTCCGCTCCACCAGCCACAAGCCGGACGAGATCTACGGCATGATCGAGAGGCTGTCGCCGGGGACCCGCAAGATCGAGCTGTTCGGACGCCCCCATAACGTGCAGCCCAACTG gaTCACCCTCGGGAACCAGCTGGATGGCATCCACTTGCTCGACCCGGACGTGGTTGCCCAGTTTAAGCAGCGCTATCCCGACGGCATCATCTCGAAACCCAAGAACATGTAG